A single genomic interval of Deltaproteobacteria bacterium harbors:
- a CDS encoding integration host factor subunit beta: MTKSELIESLANKLKLPKGKAELIVNCVFDSMEAALKRGERIEIRGFGSFEIRHYKAYEGRNPRTGAKVDVRPKRLPFFKVGKELKERVNAGRGPIEDDDDDDDEDEDLEEMTEAASSTAPPHSTDGA; encoded by the coding sequence ATGACCAAGTCCGAGCTGATTGAGAGCCTCGCCAACAAGCTCAAGTTGCCGAAGGGCAAGGCCGAGTTGATTGTCAACTGCGTCTTCGATTCCATGGAAGCAGCGCTGAAGCGCGGGGAACGCATCGAGATCCGCGGATTTGGCAGCTTCGAGATTCGTCACTACAAGGCCTACGAAGGCCGAAACCCGCGAACCGGCGCCAAGGTGGACGTGCGGCCCAAGCGCCTGCCCTTCTTCAAGGTTGGCAAGGAGCTGAAGGAGCGGGTGAACGCCGGGCGTGGTCCGATCGAGGACGACGACGACGATGATGACGAGGACGAAGACCTCGAGGAGATGACGGAGGCTGCTAGCTCGACGGCCCCTCCGCACTCCACCGACGGGGCCTAG